A part of Gammaproteobacteria bacterium genomic DNA contains:
- a CDS encoding acyl-CoA dehydrogenase, translating to MAKVTTIGAASSQPDREEMLARAAAMTPRLLERAEHVENTRMIHPDTVQDFWDTQLWSILKPKRYGGLELDFGTVIDIPDHIGRGCGSTAWIYTNLICHDWMLPMWQAAAQDAVWKDNPQALIASSLVVTAGCAKSVSGGFELSGRWPYCSGIDPSDWMMIGAMIDDEGPKRPLWLVAPRGEFEEIDTWQVTGLVGTGSRDVQCEGLFVHDYMTLEPRETRGGSTPGTPHVPGLLYQLPVLGIFPHFLVGPMVGIAQGAYDDYVGEIRERVSTHNASKLAEHTQVQVKVAEAGALIQAARLLSHANIREAEQIAQSGRQPSVEEKVCWRRDGAYAAQNCVKSIQLLQSVIGAAGNYLSNPFQRRFRDLHAAAGQIQVNFDINGAEFGRVALGLEPVNKAI from the coding sequence ATGGCCAAAGTAACAACCATAGGTGCTGCTAGTTCTCAGCCAGACCGCGAAGAAATGCTGGCGCGCGCAGCGGCTATGACACCTAGGCTGTTGGAGCGGGCGGAGCACGTGGAAAACACCCGAATGATTCACCCGGACACGGTCCAAGACTTCTGGGATACGCAACTGTGGTCTATTCTCAAGCCCAAGCGCTACGGGGGGCTCGAACTTGATTTCGGAACAGTCATTGACATACCGGACCATATTGGGCGTGGCTGTGGGTCAACCGCCTGGATTTATACCAATCTCATCTGTCATGACTGGATGCTGCCAATGTGGCAGGCGGCGGCGCAAGATGCGGTCTGGAAGGATAATCCACAGGCGTTGATCGCCTCGTCTCTGGTGGTGACTGCTGGTTGCGCGAAGTCAGTGAGTGGCGGCTTCGAGCTTTCTGGTCGGTGGCCCTATTGCAGTGGCATCGACCCCAGTGACTGGATGATGATAGGTGCCATGATCGACGATGAAGGGCCCAAACGCCCGCTTTGGCTGGTGGCACCACGAGGTGAATTCGAGGAGATCGACACCTGGCAGGTGACCGGTCTTGTCGGGACCGGAAGTCGCGACGTGCAGTGCGAGGGATTATTTGTGCACGATTACATGACACTTGAGCCCAGGGAGACCCGCGGCGGCTCCACCCCGGGCACACCCCATGTTCCAGGCCTTCTCTATCAGCTTCCAGTTCTTGGTATTTTTCCCCATTTCCTGGTCGGGCCAATGGTCGGAATCGCGCAGGGCGCGTATGACGATTACGTGGGTGAAATTCGTGAACGGGTCTCGACTCATAACGCCTCCAAGCTGGCGGAGCACACGCAAGTCCAGGTGAAAGTAGCAGAGGCTGGTGCCCTGATCCAGGCAGCTCGTCTGCTTTCGCATGCCAATATTCGCGAGGCGGAACAAATTGCCCAGTCGGGGCGTCAACCCTCCGTGGAAGAGAAGGTCTGTTGGCGGCGAGATGGTGCTTATGCTGCGCAGAACTGCGTCAAGTCGATCCAACTATTGCAGTCTGTAATCGGTGCGGCTGGAAATTATCTGTCCAATCCTTTTCAACGCCGTTTTCGCGATTTGCATGCAGCTGCCGGGCAGATCCAGGTTAATTTTGATATCAACGGTGCTGAATTTGGCCGTGTGGCTCTCGGTCTGGAGCCTGTCAACAAGGCAATCTGA